The DNA sequence TTGCTTGAAGAGCGGATGAAAGACTTCGCCAAAGATCTACCGGGCGAGGTCAAATTCTATACAGATTACAAAGAGATGTGCAAAGCCAAAGACATCGACGCAGTGTTCGTTGGTACACCGAACCAGTGGCACGTGCCGATAGCACAGGAAGCGGTGCGGAACGGCAAACACGTTATGGTGACGAAACCGCTCGCTGATTCTGAGGAAGCGGCGCAAACACTCGTCACGGAAGCGGAAGCCGCAGGCGTTGTCAATATGATGTCGCTCTCCACGCGGTTCGGAGATACCTGTCAACACCTCGCTACCCTCGCACGCGATGATTATTTCGGTGAACTCTACTATGCCCGTGCGCGCAGTGTGCGTCGTAACGGTATCCCGGCGTGGAATCTCGGCTTCATTAAAAAGGGGGGCGGTGCCTTCCGTGATATGGGTGTTCACGTGCTTGATGCCGCTTGGTGGATTCTTGGACTCCCGAAACCGATAGCGGTTTTGGGTGCCGCCGGCGCGAAATTCGGACCCCGGGGTCGCGGATATTGGAATCGCAGTCAACCGCCAAAGGAGACGTATGAACAGTACGAGGCGGACGACTACGCAGGTGGGTTCATTACGTTTGAGAACGGGCTCGGTTTACAGGTCGAAAGTTTCTGGGCATCACACCAGCCTGAGGAATTTCAGATAGAACTCTTCGGCACAGAAGCGGGCGCGACGATGAGTCCTTTGCGGCTCTATCGCACGGATGAATCTGGCACGTCTGAGGACATAAGTGTTAGTTTACCACCGGGTAAATATCAGAAATCGTGGGATGCGATCGCTGGCCACTTCATTGACTGTATCTTAGACGACGTAACCTGTCAAGCACCGCTCCGCCACGGATTGATCGTTCAGCAGATGATGGAAGGACTGCTCAAAAGTGCCGAGACGGGACGTGAAGTTCATATTGAAGCTTTTTAATTATTCGCAAGGCGTTAAATGAAGTAATTTGTTTGTCGTCCGCTTTTCTCATACCCGCCTACGCCTGCTTCGCAGTGAGAATGCAGGCTACTATCTTTGGTTACAGGCGTCAAAGATGAAACCAAAAATCGTAGCTCGTAACGAAGTGGAGAGCGGATTTAAGGAAAACACATCACTGATTCAAATTCACGTCGTTTCTCCGCAAGGAAAGTTAAAATATTATTCGCAAGGCGTTAAATGAGGTAAAATTAAAAAATGACCCTCGACCTAACAACACTTCGCGACGATTTCTCAAGGGACGGTTTCGCTATCGCACGGAATCTGTTTGAACGCAGCGAAGTTCAACGTCTCAAATTAGAGTGTATCGACATTCTGGAAGCCGTTAAGGCGGAAACAGGTGCGGTCGCTGGACACGGTGTTTATGTCGGTTTAGCGGCGCGGAGTCCCGTCTTTCAAACTGCTGTGGGTGATGCACGGATCCTCGATATTTTAGAGGGCATCTTCGCGCCGGATATTGAGTTCCTCAGCGATAAGGTGGTCTTTAAGAGTGAGACGACGACCTTCGCCAGCCCTTGGCATCAAGATTGGTCCTATTGGCACGGTGCACACAAACTCTCAATCTGGGTCGCGCTTGACGATGCGACTGTGGAAAACGGGTGTCTCAAACTCTTCCCGGGTTCCCATAAATCTGCCATTGTCCATGACGGTGATGCCAGTGATGGTAACGGGTTTGGGAATCGACTCCAGGCGGGGGCAGTTGACGAAAGCCGTGCCGTTACGGCGGAGATTGAAGCAGGTGGGGCAGTCTTTTTCCACGACCTGACGCTTCACGCCAGTCATCCGAACACATCCGGCGAAGGACGTTGGGTTTGGATTCCGACGTATCGCGACGCAAACGCGGAGGACACTGATTATCCGTGGGCTGTTGCCGCGAAAGTCTTAAGGGGTGAGAAATTGAATGCACGTGAGGTCCCAGACCCACGTGTTTAACCACAAGGAAAATTAGAAATATGTTTAAAAATTTGAGTACCGGTGCAATCGGCATCCAGGCAAATATGACAGAAGGTTTAGCATTAGCAAAAAATTCTGGCTTTGGAGGCCTTGATCTGAATATTGACGAAGCCAGCCAACTCGCACAGGAACACTCCGTTCAACACGTCAAAGACCTCTGGTCAGAGGCGGGTATCGCTATGGGCGGATGGGGATTCGGTGTGAATTGGCGGGGTCCGGAGGCTGACTACTATGCGGGTTTAGCGCAGCTGCCCGAACGCGCAGCACTCGCTGCTGAACTCGGTTGCTATCGGTCGACCACCGTTGTGGGACCTGCCTCTAACGACCTGACGTTTCAGGAAAACTGGGATTTTTCTGTCAAACGGCTCCGTCCCATCGCTGAGATTCTTAAAGATCACGGACATGCAGTCGGGCTTGAGTTCATTGGACCGGCAACGAGTCGGGCAGGTTCTAAGTACCTCTTCGCCTATTCGATGGATGCGATGTTAGGACTCGCTGCCGCGGTCGGCACAGGGAACGTTGGACTGCTGTTTGATACATGGCACTGGTACACCTGTCGTTCGACGGCTGACGATGTTCGCAAACTCTCTGTGTCGGATGTCGTTTACGTTCACATCAACGATGCACCTGCCGGCATTGATCCGTACGATCAGATCGACAATATCAGGTGTCTTCCCGCCGAGACGGGAGTCATTCCGCTCACCGAACTCATGCACATCCTGACAGATATCGGTTATGAGGGACCCGTGACACCGGAACCGTTCAGCCAAAAGGTGAACGAGATGGAACCGGCAGATGCGGCGAAAGCGACTGCGGAATCGCTGGATCAGGTGTGGGAAAACGCGGGGCTATAAGTGTTCTGTCTACCATAGGCGCGCTGCATGAAGATTCAGAATTTAATTCGGTCATGTGGTGCGCCTATTGTCTGAATCGGGATTTTCAGGATTCAAGGAGTGTGACTTAACGTGCAACTTATCGACAAAGAGAGCATCCTCGCGATGACGCACTTATGGGAGGGCGACCGGTTCCCTGACGGACGCCCTCGCGTCCCGGACGATATCCTTCAACGGATGAAGGCGATTAGTATCGAGCAGGCGTGGGGTGTCCTACAGGGTAACGACTATAAGTTTCAATTTGCTGGCGATTGGATGAACCTCCATCCGGATCGGGTCCTTGTCGGTAGGGCGGTAACGTGCGCCTTTGTGCCGATCCGTCCTGATTTCAACGACGCTATCTCCACGCAAGGCGAAAAAGAGGGACGCGTCGGCGGTCAAAACTCGTGGGTGATTGATACGCTCGTCCGCGATGATGTCATCGTTGTCGACCTCTTCGGTAAAGTGAAGGACGGGACTTTTGCCGGGGACAATCTCGGCAACTCCATCTATGCGAAGACGGGGACAGGCATGGTTATTGACGGTGGCATCCGGGATTTGGACGGTATCTACGAATTACCCGATTTTGCGACGTTCGTGCGCGGTGTGGATCCGACGGGCATTGCGAATGTCACACTTACGGGTATCAACATCCCGATCCGCATTGCGGAGGCGACGGTTTTACCGGGAGATGTGGTTTTAGGGAGGCGTGGCGGGGTCATTTTTATTCCGCCGCACTTCGCGCAACAGGTGGTTGAGCAGGGCGAGGAGGTGGCACTCCGAGATCGGTTTGGGCATCAACGTCTCCGTGAAGGTGTATACACGCCGGGTGAAATCGACCGGAAATGGTCGGAAGAGATCGAGGCAGACTTTGCGAAATGGCGAACGAACCAAGAGACTGCCAAGACCTCGTAAAATGTGTTAAAATATTTGGAGATTTAGAAAACAAAATAACAAGGAGGTCCCCAAATATGAAACCCGAGCAAGTGATAAACCAAGATCCTGAGATTCACGGGGGAACGCCCGTATTTACGGGAACACGGGTGCCTGTAAAAGCACTCATTGATCATCTAAAAGCTGGCGAGAGTCTTGACTATTTTCTCCAAGGATTCCCTTCAGTTTCTCGCGAACAGGCGATCGCTTTTTTAGAATTCGCCTTGACCCAAATCACTCGATCACACCTGCGATAAGAAAGGATTAGGTCGTGTTGTGCTCCGCCCAGGAGTGGAGATTCAAGATAACATGCATGTTCTACTTGATGAGAACTTAGACTGGCGAGTGATACGATATTTTGATCCTGATTTTCAAGTTACGACGGTTTCTCGGCAAGGGTGGAAAGGCAAGCGAAATGGTGAACTCCTCGAGCAAGCCGCGGCAGTGTTTGATGCACTTGTAACAATGGACAAAGGCATCGAACATCAACAGAACCTCCGCAAATACGAGATTGGTGTCATTCTCATTTCTGCAAGAAGCAATCGGCTTGCGGACGTTCAACCCGCTATGTTGAGAGTCAATGAAGCATTAAGAGAAGTTGAATCCGGACAGATCATCCACGTAACAGTCATGTAATGTCCCCAAACCTGCCTGATAGACACCAACAGCGAAAGCAGTACATTGATCCACTCTTCACAGCAGGTTGTTGAGCAGGGCGAGGAGGTGGCGCTCCGCGATCCGTTCGGGCAGCAACGCCTCCGCGAAGGGGTGTACACGCCGGGTGAAATAGACCGGAAATGGTCGGAGGAGATCGAGGCAGACTTTGTGAAGTGGCGTGAGGATCAGGAATAATGACTCTGCCAAGCCGACCTAATGACGAATCTTTGCCTTTCTGCCACATCTATGATATACTTTAGAAATATGCTTACACCTCGGACCCTGACGAGAACAATCGGAGGAAACAATGCCTAAAGAAATTTCGATAACGGAATTACGGGGGAAGCTTGGGGAATTGCTTGACGCGGTACACCATAACGGAGATAGACTCATCGTCAAACGTGCCAATAAGCCACTCGCTGCTATTGTTCCAATTGAGACCTACGAAAAAATGCTCCAACAACGGGAAAAAGCTTTTTCCGTCTTGGAGAGAATATGGAAAAAAGTGCCAGCGGTGAGCGAAGAAGAAGCACAAGCGGATATTGAACAGGCAATGATTGAGGGACGCGCGGCGAAAGTCCAGAAAAGGAATAAGTTATCTCCCTGATGCGTGTTGTACTGGATACAAACCAGCATATTAGCGCGATCATCCGACCCAAAGGGCACCCAGCTCAAATCGTGAGGCTCTGGCAGAACGGTCTGATTGAACTCGCAATATCGCCTTCAATATTGGAAGAGTTCGAGATAGTTGTTCATCGCCCACGTATTCAATAAAAACACAACCTATCTGATGCCGATATCACTGAATACCTTGAGGTGCTCAAAAAGTTTACAGTTTTAGTCTCCGGAACAACGATTGTTGATGCTGTCCCCGAGGATCCGGACGATAACATTATCATTGCCTGTGCTATAGAGGCGGAAGCTGATGTTATTGTTACCGGCGATCGACATTTGCTTTCGCTTGGTTCATATCACCAGATTCCAATTGTCACAGCAGTAAATTTTCTGAATAACTATGTTCGATCCTACGGCAGAACTAAATAACCCTGAAAATTTGACTTTTTTGGATGTATATGGTATACTTTAAAGTGAAATTTTTTAGGCAGTTACACTGAAAATAAGGTTCTGGAAGCGGTGTCCTGCCTGACTATCTGCCTGAAAATGAGAATCGCCAAAAATCTGACAGACCTCATCGGGAATACGCCAACGATCCGTCTGAATGCCCTGCCCGGTAAGGACGATGCGGCTATTTTTGCGAAATTGGAGGCTTACAATCCCGGTGGCAGTATTAAGGACCGGATTAGCTACGCGATGGTCGTTGATGCGGAAGAACGCGGTATCCTTAGAAAAGGAGATACCATCGTTGAGCCTACGGCGGGTAACACAGGTTTAGGACTCTCCATCGTTGGAATTGCGAGAGGGTATCCTGTCACTTTGACAATGCCCGAAAACGTCAGTCGTGAGAAATATGAACTCCTTTCTGCCTTCGGTGCGAAGATCGTGCTAACACCGGAACACGGTGGTATGGCAAGTGCTATCTGGGAGGCAGAAGAGATTATCAGACGGCACTCCCGGCACTATATGCCGAACCAGTTCACAAATCCTGCGAACCCGGAGATCCATCGGCGCACGACTGCGGTCGAAATTCTCAAAGCGATCGGTAGCGATATTGATTTTATCGTTATCGGGGTTGGAACAGGTGGAACACTGACAGGCGTTGGGGAAGTGTTGAAGACAGAGTGTCCCAATGTGAAAGTTGTTGCGGTGGAACCGCGGGTCTCAGCTGTGCTTTCCGGGGGTCCCCCGAATCCGACGCGAATTGATGGTCTCGGTGCAGGCATGATTCCTGAAGTGCTGAACGTAGATGTCATTGATGAAGTGATCACAGTTTCGGAAGAAGAAGCGTATCAAACGATGAAATCAATTTCAACGAGCGAGGGTTTGTTAGTCGGTATGTCGTCGGGCGCGAATGTTTACGCGGCTTTACAGGTCGCAAAAGACCAAGGACCGGATAAAACTGTCGTGACGATTCTCCCTGACACAGGGGAACGTTATTTCAGTTTGAGTCGTTACTTTGAAATCGAATCGGACCTCATGGCGGCACTTCCTTAAGCTGTTACAACTTTGGGAAAACCTAATAATAGTTCGGAGTCGAGCGATTTATCGCATATCAAAAACGGGCAATGAATTGCCCTACTACAAACCGAAGCAGATATTATTAGCTTCGTGTGTCCTAAAGGGTATTGGCAATTATTGAAAAGCCAATTGACGAAGAATTGAACTATTCAGTAGATCATGCTCTCTGTCAAGAAATTGCCTTGACGGAGACTCCTCAAGAAATTCTTTTCTCTCTGTTTAAGCGGTTCAAAGAGCGTGCTGCAATTGTCACGAGTGGACAACTTTCGGGCATGGTGCTGCTTCATCTGGCGGCAGAAAACCAATTGCCGTTTCGGGTCTGTACACTTGATACGCTTCGACTCTTCCCTGAGACGTATACCTTCCTTGAACAGGTGGAAGCGCGTTACGGTATCCAGATTGAACAGATTCAGCCTGACCCGCAAGAAGTACATCAGATGGTGACAGAGCATGGCGAATACCTGTTTTTTGACAGCAAAGCGAAGCAGGAATACTGTTGTAACATCCGAAAAGTTCGTCCGATGCAACGACTCTTGGAGACTTTAGATGTTTGGATAACCGGCTTACGGCACGACCAATCGGACGCAAGACAACACCTTCAAAAGGCAGAAATCATATCCTCAACGACACATCCGGTGCTTAAAGTGAATCCACTTATTCAGTGGACAACTGATGAAGTCTGGCAGTTTGTCCGTGAGAACGAAATTCCTGTGAATCCGTTGCTTGAAGCGGATGCCGATGGGCACTCTTATGAATCGCTTGGATGTATTATTTGCACAACACCGATAAAGCCGGGAGAATCGAAACGAGCAGGACGGTGGCGTTGGCAGAACGCGCCCTCTACAGAAGAAAATACCAAAGAGTGTGGATTGCATTACTCGATTTAAGAGTTTTCAGTTTTCAGTTATCAGTTGCCAGTTAAGAGGTGTTTGTAAAAGGAAGCGTGTCTCTTAAAATAGTCGCAAAACCCGTAGCTCGTATTGTCCCGCAAGCCCACACGCGGCTTGCGCATGGAGAACGGATATAAGGGACGCACGTCAAAGGTCCAAACACACGTTATTCCTCCGCAAGGCAAAATTAAAAAAAGGAGAAAATATATTTTATGGCTGTGACAGTTCGTATTCCAACCCCGCTGAGACGCTTGACACAAAACTTGGCGGAGGTTGAAGCAGAAGGTGCCAATATTGAAGGCATCATTGATAACCTTGAAGTAAACTATCCGGGGATGAAAGAACGTCTGTGTGATGAAGGCGGAAACATCCGTCGGTTTGTAAATATCTATCTCAACGATGAAGACATCCGCTTCCTCGATGGAAAATCGACCTCTGTCGAAGATGATGCCGAAATCTCAATTATTCCCGCGATCGCTGGCGGACTTTTTTAGCGATTACTGAGGAATGGTTGTCAGTTATCGGTTGTCGGTTGTCAGTTAAACACACTTGTGGCAGTAACTGAAAATATACCCGCTACAAGAAATACTACCGAAAACTGTTAACCGATAACCGTTAACCCATAACTGATGACTGTAAAACCAGAAACCCTTAGCGAGATTTGTGAGCACGCAAAATCGGAGTTTCCCGATGAATGCTGTGGTGCTATTTTAAGCGATGACACACAAGAATCCGTCATGAGGTGCCGGAACATACAAAATGAACTGCATCAAGAGGATCCCGACACATATCCGCGCGATGCCCGCACAGCGTACGTCATACATCCTGATGATTTAATCGCCATTCACAAAGAGGCTGACACACAGCACCGGCAGATTAAGGCGTTCTACCACTCACACCCGAATCACGAGGCGTACTTCTCCGAAAAAGACAAAGCAGACGCAACCGTATGGGGTGAACCCGCCTACCCGGGTGCCACATATCTGGTTATCTCCGTTTACGACACAGAAATACGTGCGGTGAAAGCTTTTGCATGGGATGAAACAGCGGAAGACTTTACTGAGATTGACGGTCCGCTTGAAGCAACCTAATACGGAGGAAAGGGTCGTCGGTTATCAGTTAACAGTTATCGGTTACAAGAGGGTGTTTTTGCGAACGCTGAAATCCAATGCGAAGAAAGTCTTTGCTTGGGGTGTTTTTGCGAACGCTGAAATCCAATGCGAAGAAAGTATTTCTGCGTATTGCTTGGGTGTTTCTGCGGATTTCCCTTGTTAAACGAAAACTTCTTAACTGAAGACTGAAAACCAAAGACCGAAAACCACTCAAATGCGAGACCTTTTGGTGCGGCTTGCAAACAAAAGTCAGCAATTTATGTCGGACGTACGCGTTGTCAAAGCCTCTACCTTCCGACCCTACATTGGACTCATCACTTTTTCTGCCACTTC is a window from the Candidatus Poribacteria bacterium genome containing:
- a CDS encoding Gfo/Idh/MocA family oxidoreductase encodes the protein MAAKNPVRIAVVGMGIGKPNGMALASNPRGNVVALCDLLEERMKDFAKDLPGEVKFYTDYKEMCKAKDIDAVFVGTPNQWHVPIAQEAVRNGKHVMVTKPLADSEEAAQTLVTEAEAAGVVNMMSLSTRFGDTCQHLATLARDDYFGELYYARARSVRRNGIPAWNLGFIKKGGGAFRDMGVHVLDAAWWILGLPKPIAVLGAAGAKFGPRGRGYWNRSQPPKETYEQYEADDYAGGFITFENGLGLQVESFWASHQPEEFQIELFGTEAGATMSPLRLYRTDESGTSEDISVSLPPGKYQKSWDAIAGHFIDCILDDVTCQAPLRHGLIVQQMMEGLLKSAETGREVHIEAF
- a CDS encoding phytanoyl-CoA dioxygenase family protein, with the translated sequence MTLDLTTLRDDFSRDGFAIARNLFERSEVQRLKLECIDILEAVKAETGAVAGHGVYVGLAARSPVFQTAVGDARILDILEGIFAPDIEFLSDKVVFKSETTTFASPWHQDWSYWHGAHKLSIWVALDDATVENGCLKLFPGSHKSAIVHDGDASDGNGFGNRLQAGAVDESRAVTAEIEAGGAVFFHDLTLHASHPNTSGEGRWVWIPTYRDANAEDTDYPWAVAAKVLRGEKLNAREVPDPRV
- a CDS encoding sugar phosphate isomerase/epimerase, translating into MFKNLSTGAIGIQANMTEGLALAKNSGFGGLDLNIDEASQLAQEHSVQHVKDLWSEAGIAMGGWGFGVNWRGPEADYYAGLAQLPERAALAAELGCYRSTTVVGPASNDLTFQENWDFSVKRLRPIAEILKDHGHAVGLEFIGPATSRAGSKYLFAYSMDAMLGLAAAVGTGNVGLLFDTWHWYTCRSTADDVRKLSVSDVVYVHINDAPAGIDPYDQIDNIRCLPAETGVIPLTELMHILTDIGYEGPVTPEPFSQKVNEMEPADAAKATAESLDQVWENAGL
- a CDS encoding RraA family protein, giving the protein MQLIDKESILAMTHLWEGDRFPDGRPRVPDDILQRMKAISIEQAWGVLQGNDYKFQFAGDWMNLHPDRVLVGRAVTCAFVPIRPDFNDAISTQGEKEGRVGGQNSWVIDTLVRDDVIVVDLFGKVKDGTFAGDNLGNSIYAKTGTGMVIDGGIRDLDGIYELPDFATFVRGVDPTGIANVTLTGINIPIRIAEATVLPGDVVLGRRGGVIFIPPHFAQQVVEQGEEVALRDRFGHQRLREGVYTPGEIDRKWSEEIEADFAKWRTNQETAKTS
- a CDS encoding DUF433 domain-containing protein, producing the protein MKPEQVINQDPEIHGGTPVFTGTRVPVKALIDHLKAGESLDYFLQGFPSVSREQAIAFLEFALTQITRSHLR
- a CDS encoding type II toxin-antitoxin system Phd/YefM family antitoxin; its protein translation is MPKEISITELRGKLGELLDAVHHNGDRLIVKRANKPLAAIVPIETYEKMLQQREKAFSVLERIWKKVPAVSEEEAQADIEQAMIEGRAAKVQKRNKLSP
- a CDS encoding putative toxin-antitoxin system toxin component, PIN family — protein: MRVVLDTNQHISAIIRPKGHPAQIVRLWQNGLIELAISPSILEEFEIVVHRPRIQ
- a CDS encoding putative toxin-antitoxin system toxin component, PIN family, yielding MTEYLEVLKKFTVLVSGTTIVDAVPEDPDDNIIIACAIEAEADVIVTGDRHLLSLGSYHQIPIVTAVNFLNNYVRSYGRTK
- the cysK gene encoding cysteine synthase A; this encodes MRIAKNLTDLIGNTPTIRLNALPGKDDAAIFAKLEAYNPGGSIKDRISYAMVVDAEERGILRKGDTIVEPTAGNTGLGLSIVGIARGYPVTLTMPENVSREKYELLSAFGAKIVLTPEHGGMASAIWEAEEIIRRHSRHYMPNQFTNPANPEIHRRTTAVEILKAIGSDIDFIVIGVGTGGTLTGVGEVLKTECPNVKVVAVEPRVSAVLSGGPPNPTRIDGLGAGMIPEVLNVDVIDEVITVSEEEAYQTMKSISTSEGLLVGMSSGANVYAALQVAKDQGPDKTVVTILPDTGERYFSLSRYFEIESDLMAALP
- a CDS encoding phosphoadenylyl-sulfate reductase, producing MAIIEKPIDEELNYSVDHALCQEIALTETPQEILFSLFKRFKERAAIVTSGQLSGMVLLHLAAENQLPFRVCTLDTLRLFPETYTFLEQVEARYGIQIEQIQPDPQEVHQMVTEHGEYLFFDSKAKQEYCCNIRKVRPMQRLLETLDVWITGLRHDQSDARQHLQKAEIISSTTHPVLKVNPLIQWTTDEVWQFVRENEIPVNPLLEADADGHSYESLGCIICTTPIKPGESKRAGRWRWQNAPSTEENTKECGLHYSI
- a CDS encoding MoaD/ThiS family protein codes for the protein MAVTVRIPTPLRRLTQNLAEVEAEGANIEGIIDNLEVNYPGMKERLCDEGGNIRRFVNIYLNDEDIRFLDGKSTSVEDDAEISIIPAIAGGLF
- a CDS encoding M67 family metallopeptidase, yielding MTVKPETLSEICEHAKSEFPDECCGAILSDDTQESVMRCRNIQNELHQEDPDTYPRDARTAYVIHPDDLIAIHKEADTQHRQIKAFYHSHPNHEAYFSEKDKADATVWGEPAYPGATYLVISVYDTEIRAVKAFAWDETAEDFTEIDGPLEAT